A single window of Paenibacillus sp. SYP-B4298 DNA harbors:
- the srtB gene encoding class B sortase, with protein MTTTKKVLIAISLLVLLFSLVNLAKIFLRDYEEKQKMEELILAWKEQGDASPSLLSTKTNEPVMLPEFVKLYERNPDIVGWLQIDGTRIEYPVMQNLQDAGYYLNHDFDKKENTSGLPFLDAHSDANGASISLIHGHHMKSGWMFKDLMKYKQESFYREHSTFQFSTLYEKEEYEIIAVILSQVYRKSDDVFKYYQIENVSTQDEFNSYVQNIKQLALYDTGVTAQYGDKLMVLSTCEYSTENGRLAVIARKLKGQEGDNVNPR; from the coding sequence ATGACTACAACTAAAAAAGTTCTTATCGCCATTTCCCTTCTTGTGTTATTATTTTCACTCGTCAATCTGGCGAAAATTTTCCTACGGGATTATGAAGAGAAACAGAAAATGGAAGAGCTGATTCTCGCATGGAAGGAGCAGGGGGATGCGTCCCCCTCCCTCTTATCCACCAAGACGAATGAGCCGGTCATGCTTCCCGAATTTGTGAAGCTATATGAGAGGAACCCGGACATTGTTGGCTGGCTACAGATTGACGGAACTCGTATCGAGTACCCGGTCATGCAGAACCTTCAGGATGCCGGTTACTATCTCAATCATGATTTCGATAAAAAGGAGAATACAAGCGGCCTCCCTTTCTTAGACGCGCATAGTGACGCGAACGGAGCGAGCATTTCACTGATTCATGGACATCATATGAAGAGCGGTTGGATGTTCAAGGATTTAATGAAATATAAACAGGAAAGCTTCTATAGGGAGCATTCAACGTTCCAGTTCAGCACGTTGTACGAAAAGGAAGAGTATGAGATTATAGCCGTTATTCTCTCACAGGTTTATCGAAAATCGGACGACGTGTTCAAATACTACCAGATTGAAAATGTAAGTACGCAAGACGAGTTCAATTCCTATGTTCAGAACATCAAGCAACTCGCTCTATACGACACGGGCGTGACCGCTCAATATGGCGATAAGCTGATGGTACTGTCAACATGTGAATACTCAACGGAAAATGGCCGTTTAGCGGTCATTGCTCGCAAGCTGAAAGGACAAGAAGGGGATAACGTGAATCCGCGTTAG
- a CDS encoding CPBP family intramembrane glutamic endopeptidase, which yields MTKERRFAPKRPILIIVLLELALACGLIGAGAYITLSGRTDLQPAFVAFVPFTLFLLLYLSLSNRWRTFFFDGLSSLSRRQWLDYAPLAAILVIVWMSTQGIQLSSLAQIGYLLIYAILVGFVEEVLYRGIILRLLFPQGRTVAVLVSSLLFGLTHLLNAVGGQSLADTLVQIVYAFLIGVVLALLVLKHRALPLAILFHAAHNFIQFAANRPAEGTTGYDLCIMILLAVSALILWKSDKNATRIVGQGIRL from the coding sequence ATGACAAAAGAACGCCGCTTTGCGCCCAAACGCCCTATTCTCATCATTGTCCTGCTGGAGCTTGCCTTAGCCTGCGGGCTGATAGGAGCAGGCGCCTATATTACCCTGTCGGGACGGACAGACCTGCAGCCTGCATTTGTAGCGTTCGTGCCCTTTACCCTCTTTTTACTGCTCTATTTAAGCCTGAGCAACCGCTGGCGCACCTTTTTCTTCGATGGGCTATCGAGCCTGAGCAGGCGGCAATGGCTGGATTACGCTCCTTTGGCGGCTATTCTAGTTATCGTATGGATGTCAACACAAGGCATTCAGTTGTCTTCTCTTGCTCAGATCGGTTATCTGCTTATTTACGCTATATTGGTCGGATTTGTTGAGGAAGTGCTGTATCGGGGAATCATACTGCGTCTGCTGTTCCCGCAAGGGCGCACCGTGGCAGTCCTGGTGTCCAGCCTGCTCTTCGGCTTGACCCATCTCCTGAATGCTGTCGGAGGCCAATCGCTTGCTGACACGCTGGTTCAGATCGTCTACGCCTTCCTGATTGGAGTCGTCCTTGCTCTGCTTGTCTTAAAGCATCGTGCCTTGCCATTAGCTATCCTCTTCCACGCTGCACATAATTTCATTCAATTTGCTGCGAATCGGCCTGCGGAGGGCACCACAGGATACGATCTATGTATTATGATCCTCCTGGCGGTCTCGGCTCTCATCCTATGGAAATCAGACAAGAACGCAACACGAATTGTAGGCCAAGGAATTAGACTGTAG
- a CDS encoding PadR family transcriptional regulator has product MIEHVIVGMLLQGKMSGYDLKKVIEQSIGVFYKISYGSLYPALKRMTERGWIIEEETGNSKNKKLYSVQPEGIQSFHLWLKEPLQANKREHLLKIFFYDHLDEPTRLQQLEAYQRGVQMQIAQMEHVQQIVSGELEHIVNKEDYYYRLSVMDYGIQFFKMENHWLEMIKNRGSLT; this is encoded by the coding sequence ATGATAGAGCATGTCATTGTCGGGATGCTGTTGCAAGGGAAAATGAGCGGCTACGACTTGAAGAAGGTTATCGAGCAGTCGATAGGCGTCTTTTACAAAATAAGCTACGGAAGCCTGTATCCAGCACTAAAGCGGATGACCGAGCGGGGATGGATCATTGAGGAGGAGACGGGAAATAGCAAAAACAAGAAGCTCTACTCCGTGCAGCCGGAGGGAATCCAGTCATTCCATCTATGGTTAAAGGAGCCGCTGCAGGCCAATAAGCGAGAGCATCTGCTCAAGATTTTTTTCTATGATCATCTGGATGAGCCGACAAGACTTCAGCAGTTAGAGGCGTATCAGCGTGGCGTCCAAATGCAAATCGCCCAAATGGAACATGTACAGCAGATCGTATCGGGTGAATTGGAGCACATCGTGAACAAGGAAGACTACTATTATCGCCTTAGTGTGATGGATTACGGCATTCAATTTTTTAAGATGGAAAATCATTGGTTGGAAATGATTAAAAACCGGGGGAGCCTGACATGA
- a CDS encoding TetR/AcrR family transcriptional regulator, giving the protein MPYPEGHKLKVRGRIIESAAKAFRANGIRDISVPFIMKGAGLTHGGFYAHFSNKDQLISETCHYAVSDTLSLLQKAAEQARGESRVETVIHYYLSKEHRDHMEIGCIFPALSSEVARASQAIRRVYTSELQRMIDFLSELADIDTATGSALLGILVGTLLLARSVDDPLLSDSLLAAGKQQAIRLVQAKH; this is encoded by the coding sequence TTGCCTTATCCTGAAGGGCATAAGCTCAAGGTTCGGGGGCGCATCATCGAGAGTGCGGCCAAAGCATTTCGTGCCAACGGCATTCGGGACATCAGTGTTCCATTCATTATGAAAGGTGCGGGACTGACCCACGGGGGATTCTATGCACACTTTAGCAATAAGGATCAGCTCATATCGGAGACATGCCATTATGCGGTCAGCGATACTCTCTCGCTCTTGCAGAAGGCCGCGGAGCAAGCGCGGGGAGAATCCAGGGTCGAGACCGTCATCCATTATTATCTGAGCAAGGAGCATCGGGATCATATGGAGATAGGCTGCATCTTCCCTGCCTTGTCCAGTGAGGTGGCCCGAGCCTCTCAAGCGATACGCCGCGTCTACACTAGCGAGCTGCAGCGGATGATTGACTTTCTCTCCGAGCTGGCAGACATCGATACGGCCACGGGCAGTGCATTGCTTGGCATCCTGGTCGGCACCCTGTTGCTTGCCCGCTCGGTCGATGACCCCTTGCTCAGCGACAGCCTCTTAGCGGCGGGAAAACAGCAAGCGATACGGCTCGTGCAGGCCAAGCATTGA
- the lpdA gene encoding dihydrolipoyl dehydrogenase, with the protein MSQLTADTLVIGSGPGGYEAAVRSAQLGMKTVVVERGELGGVCTNVGCIPSKALIAESHRYQSVRQWSSHTASSSFAQAQAFKSAVVSRQAGGVRFLLQNAGVTVVQGEASLLDEHTAVVTREGEEQLISFRHAILATGSRPIELQAVPFGGRVLSSTEALSLTEVPASLIIVGGGYIGVELGQMYAKFGAKVTIVEAGGQVLPGFETGLTAPIVRQLSEDGVTIITEASVLSADQDQKGLTLHYVKHNEQQLIQAQYAIVTVGRRPNTDGSLGLERIGIQTAARGMIVTDEQCRTSIPHIFAIGDITHGPALAHKASYEAKVAAEAIAGKPSAVDYKAIPLVVFSEPELASVGLTEAECRAQGIAVVVGKSSFAINGRALALKAGEGFVKLIAEQGSGIVLGAQIVGAEASTLISELALAIEMGATAEDVAMTIHPHPTLGEVTMEAAGKAAKQM; encoded by the coding sequence ATGAGTCAGCTCACAGCAGATACATTAGTCATTGGCTCGGGTCCAGGTGGTTATGAGGCGGCGGTGCGATCTGCACAGCTAGGAATGAAGACGGTCGTGGTGGAGCGCGGCGAGCTTGGCGGAGTCTGTACGAATGTAGGGTGTATTCCCTCCAAGGCTCTCATTGCCGAGTCTCATCGCTATCAGTCGGTTAGGCAGTGGAGCTCTCATACGGCCAGTTCCTCCTTTGCGCAGGCCCAGGCGTTCAAGAGTGCGGTTGTCAGCAGGCAGGCTGGCGGAGTGAGGTTTCTGCTCCAGAATGCTGGAGTTACGGTGGTGCAAGGAGAGGCAAGCTTGCTCGACGAGCATACGGCTGTCGTAACGCGGGAGGGAGAGGAGCAGCTCATCTCCTTTCGTCATGCCATATTGGCCACGGGCTCGCGTCCAATCGAGCTGCAGGCTGTGCCGTTCGGCGGACGAGTCTTGTCCTCTACTGAGGCACTGTCGCTCACTGAGGTTCCGGCGAGTCTGATCATTGTTGGCGGCGGATATATCGGCGTGGAGCTGGGACAGATGTATGCCAAGTTCGGCGCCAAGGTCACCATTGTCGAGGCTGGAGGGCAGGTGCTGCCTGGATTTGAGACGGGGCTAACGGCTCCTATCGTCCGCCAATTGTCCGAGGATGGCGTCACGATCATTACGGAGGCCAGCGTCCTCTCGGCAGATCAGGATCAGAAGGGATTAACGCTACACTATGTGAAGCATAATGAACAGCAGCTCATTCAGGCACAATACGCGATCGTAACGGTTGGGAGAAGGCCGAACACGGATGGCTCTCTGGGGCTGGAGCGCATCGGCATACAGACTGCGGCCAGAGGTATGATCGTCACGGACGAGCAATGCAGAACGTCGATTCCGCATATATTTGCGATTGGCGATATTACACACGGGCCTGCACTCGCGCACAAAGCCTCGTATGAGGCCAAGGTTGCCGCGGAGGCGATAGCAGGCAAGCCATCTGCCGTCGATTACAAGGCGATTCCGCTGGTCGTGTTTTCTGAACCGGAGCTGGCGAGTGTTGGATTAACTGAAGCGGAATGCAGAGCCCAAGGCATCGCGGTGGTCGTTGGGAAATCCTCCTTCGCGATTAACGGCAGAGCCTTGGCGCTGAAGGCGGGAGAAGGGTTTGTCAAATTAATTGCCGAACAGGGGAGCGGGATCGTCCTGGGGGCGCAAATCGTGGGCGCGGAGGCATCGACCCTTATCTCAGAGCTTGCACTGGCGATCGAGATGGGGGCGACCGCAGAGGATGTGGCGATGACGATCCATCCCCATCCCACGTTAGGAGAAGTAACGATGGAGGCGGCTGGCAAAGCTGCGAAACAGATGTAA
- a CDS encoding TetR/AcrR family transcriptional regulator yields the protein MSRPREFDYDQVLYAAMDVFRQYGYQATSYELLTQRTKLKKQSLYCAFGDKRSLFEKALTVFGEEALKRFRGMLANGSTAEETLRYLQVRLLHPSDTEDAAGCLVVNSAIELTDSEFAHARVQFDKLVQGMNESLIPVLKQGQREGAVTGKLSAEQLACHLTQSIIGTRVMIRAGIPRTQIQAGWDAAIEAILI from the coding sequence ATGAGCAGACCAAGAGAATTTGATTACGATCAGGTATTGTATGCTGCAATGGATGTATTTCGACAATATGGATACCAGGCTACCTCATATGAGCTTTTGACGCAGCGAACGAAGCTGAAGAAGCAGAGCTTATACTGTGCCTTTGGGGATAAGAGGTCTCTGTTTGAGAAGGCGCTAACCGTGTTTGGCGAGGAGGCGTTGAAGCGATTTCGGGGGATGCTTGCTAATGGCTCCACCGCAGAGGAGACGTTGCGTTATTTGCAGGTGCGTCTGCTTCATCCATCTGACACAGAGGATGCGGCGGGCTGTCTGGTGGTGAATTCCGCCATCGAGCTTACCGATTCGGAATTTGCGCATGCAAGAGTGCAATTTGACAAGCTGGTGCAAGGAATGAATGAAAGCTTAATCCCGGTTCTGAAGCAAGGACAGCGAGAGGGCGCGGTGACAGGCAAGCTGTCTGCCGAGCAGCTTGCCTGTCACCTGACCCAATCGATCATTGGTACCCGTGTCATGATCCGAGCGGGGATACCAAGGACGCAGATACAGGCTGGCTGGGATGCAGCGATCGAAGCGATCTTGATATGA
- a CDS encoding Crp/Fnr family transcriptional regulator, giving the protein MPIDPQVIRTTIPFFEDISPELLERIVPYMFERTFKKNSIIFIEGDEGEEIYFIRSGSVNIYSFDGSKKVILAVLQKGDYFGEMALIRPGLVRSATAETASPTKLFALRRADFELLIEQHPRLAFLLLEYSMERLRRANQQIYDLTFLNVKTRIMKRLLRFAQEYGTPVQENIRIDAKLTHQQIAEMVGAARETVTKVLQELQDEGHIVIRSKVITLMHPEQLKLLLQEEL; this is encoded by the coding sequence ATGCCTATCGATCCACAGGTGATCCGCACGACGATCCCTTTTTTTGAGGATATTTCCCCAGAATTGCTGGAACGTATCGTTCCCTACATGTTTGAGAGAACCTTTAAGAAGAACTCCATCATCTTTATTGAGGGCGATGAGGGGGAGGAAATTTACTTCATCCGTTCCGGCTCGGTGAATATTTATAGCTTTGATGGCTCCAAAAAAGTGATATTGGCCGTTCTTCAAAAGGGAGATTATTTCGGTGAGATGGCCCTTATCCGCCCTGGACTGGTGCGTTCAGCCACCGCGGAGACGGCTTCTCCGACCAAGCTGTTCGCCCTGCGCCGAGCGGATTTTGAGCTGTTGATTGAGCAGCATCCGAGGCTGGCCTTTTTGCTGCTGGAGTATTCGATGGAGAGGCTGCGCAGAGCCAATCAGCAGATCTATGATCTGACCTTCCTCAATGTGAAGACGAGGATTATGAAGCGGCTGCTGCGTTTTGCCCAGGAGTACGGCACGCCGGTGCAAGAGAATATCCGCATCGATGCCAAGCTGACACATCAGCAGATCGCGGAGATGGTCGGAGCAGCACGCGAGACCGTCACGAAGGTGCTGCAGGAGCTGCAGGATGAGGGCCATATCGTAATTCGCAGCAAGGTCATCACATTGATGCATCCCGAACAGTTGAAGCTGCTGCTGCAGGAGGAGTTATAG
- a CDS encoding NCS2 family permease: MNRFFRLQENGTNVRTEIMAGLTTFMTMAYILAVNPSILSPTGLSWDSVFLATALSAGLFTILMGLFVNFPVALAPGMGLNAYFAATILSSQATGQPISPAMGLTAVFISGIIFIILTVTQIRQMLLVAVPDSLKHAITVGIGLFITIIGLKNSEIMKISIETVNDVPKGQFTGLMGFESVIGLGNLHNQGVLLTVIGILIIAVLLVLRVPGAILFGILATTLIAILIGNVNVADTLSGKNWSPQFSELNFWHFDFAGVFEVGLITVILTFTFVELFDTFGTLVGTATRAGFMKNKEEGRKKVGKAMLVDAVGVSGGAMLGTSTVTAFVESSSGIAQGGRTGLTAVTTGVCFLLSIFLAPLVALVPGSATSAALIIVGVLMMQSIKEIDFSDMVYAVPSFLTIALMPFTYNIANGISFGIVFYVVLAAVANLSGRTKEKYSIHWLMWLLAILVVARYVFMTGH, from the coding sequence ATGAATCGTTTCTTCCGGTTACAGGAGAACGGAACCAATGTCAGAACGGAGATTATGGCGGGACTGACGACATTTATGACGATGGCCTATATTTTGGCCGTCAATCCCAGTATTCTAAGTCCGACAGGACTGAGCTGGGATTCTGTATTTTTGGCCACAGCATTATCTGCGGGCCTGTTTACCATTCTGATGGGATTGTTTGTTAACTTTCCGGTCGCACTCGCGCCGGGTATGGGCTTGAATGCGTACTTTGCAGCGACGATTCTATCTTCACAAGCGACAGGACAACCGATCTCCCCGGCAATGGGACTGACGGCGGTCTTTATCTCCGGTATTATCTTTATTATCCTGACGGTGACGCAGATTCGTCAGATGCTGCTGGTTGCTGTCCCGGATAGCCTCAAGCATGCAATCACGGTCGGTATTGGCCTGTTCATTACCATTATCGGGTTGAAGAATAGCGAGATCATGAAGATTTCCATCGAGACCGTCAATGATGTGCCGAAAGGGCAGTTCACCGGACTGATGGGCTTTGAATCTGTGATTGGTCTTGGCAATCTGCATAATCAGGGCGTGCTGTTGACAGTTATCGGTATTTTAATTATTGCCGTGCTGCTCGTGCTGCGTGTGCCGGGCGCGATCCTGTTCGGTATACTGGCGACAACACTGATTGCGATTCTGATCGGCAACGTGAATGTAGCTGATACGCTCAGCGGCAAGAACTGGTCGCCGCAATTCAGCGAGCTGAACTTCTGGCATTTTGATTTTGCAGGCGTGTTCGAGGTTGGGCTGATTACGGTCATTTTGACCTTTACATTCGTAGAGCTGTTCGATACCTTCGGTACGTTGGTTGGTACTGCGACCCGTGCCGGGTTCATGAAGAATAAAGAAGAAGGCCGCAAGAAGGTCGGAAAAGCGATGCTCGTGGACGCGGTTGGCGTCAGCGGTGGCGCGATGCTCGGAACAAGCACCGTGACCGCGTTTGTGGAGAGCTCCTCTGGTATCGCCCAAGGCGGACGTACAGGTCTGACTGCTGTAACAACAGGGGTCTGCTTCCTGCTCTCGATCTTCCTGGCACCGCTGGTAGCGCTTGTTCCAGGCTCTGCAACAAGCGCAGCGCTGATCATTGTCGGCGTGCTGATGATGCAATCCATCAAGGAGATTGATTTCTCCGATATGGTCTATGCTGTGCCATCATTTCTGACGATTGCACTCATGCCGTTCACGTACAATATTGCTAACGGCATTTCGTTCGGCATCGTGTTTTATGTGGTGCTGGCTGCGGTGGCGAATCTGTCTGGCCGGACGAAGGAGAAATACAGCATTCACTGGCTGATGTGGCTGCTTGCGATTCTGGTCGTGGCGCGCTATGTATTTATGACGGGACATTAA
- a CDS encoding stalk domain-containing protein — protein MRIARKMWLIMLAFVLLGTIQWPTPSLAADAVKKIIIDGKEVQYTQQPITRHQTTLVSARETLEALGYKFTWDKANKRIIAISSTGQTTLTFIMGEISAMVNGMTVVLDSEVIEENGRIMIPLRPVVKALGASMKADSTAIRIQTVAEEKGPYYTGLPLEITNTYVKNTGKRPITLGYDLLLMLDGEFSTKFYAVDSLPGKKVVLEFASARPSEVIEIEGVTYVFLGRALNSAAIWDQQLYEDDDPELYVIPSYDRVYEHFNSGKLIDEFLVWLDRYEAERRANRQAELKKNKNVPLRVDKTYVQLDQYSNYPVAHIELTNLTEKTIVGFEAEFYCYDAKGRAVKRSGVGSNKVLGQSTNDEVEPGWTATRTIDLYLYDNTTTIKNVTVTKVVFADGTVWKKK, from the coding sequence ATGAGAATCGCAAGAAAAATGTGGTTGATTATGTTGGCATTCGTGCTGCTCGGTACAATTCAATGGCCGACCCCATCATTGGCTGCTGATGCGGTAAAAAAAATTATCATCGATGGCAAGGAAGTTCAGTATACGCAGCAGCCTATCACACGTCATCAGACGACCCTGGTGTCTGCGAGAGAAACGCTAGAGGCGCTCGGTTATAAGTTCACATGGGATAAAGCGAACAAGCGCATCATCGCCATCAGCAGTACAGGCCAGACGACGTTAACGTTCATCATGGGGGAAATCTCGGCTATGGTGAACGGGATGACGGTTGTGCTAGACAGTGAGGTAATCGAGGAGAACGGTCGAATTATGATCCCCTTGCGTCCCGTCGTAAAGGCACTGGGAGCCTCGATGAAGGCAGATAGCACTGCGATCCGCATCCAGACCGTAGCAGAGGAGAAGGGGCCTTACTACACCGGCTTGCCTCTGGAGATTACGAACACTTATGTGAAAAACACAGGGAAACGCCCGATTACGCTCGGCTATGATTTGTTACTGATGTTGGATGGCGAATTTTCCACAAAGTTTTATGCTGTGGATAGTTTGCCTGGCAAAAAAGTCGTATTGGAGTTCGCTTCCGCCAGACCTAGCGAGGTCATTGAGATTGAAGGAGTCACGTATGTTTTCCTGGGAAGAGCATTGAACTCTGCGGCGATCTGGGATCAACAGCTATATGAGGATGATGACCCGGAGCTATACGTTATTCCAAGCTATGACAGAGTGTATGAGCATTTTAATTCAGGGAAACTCATAGATGAGTTTCTTGTCTGGTTAGATCGATATGAGGCGGAGCGCAGAGCTAACCGGCAGGCGGAGCTGAAGAAGAATAAAAACGTCCCGTTGCGTGTGGACAAGACCTATGTTCAACTTGATCAATATTCAAATTACCCTGTTGCGCATATTGAGCTGACGAATCTAACGGAAAAGACCATTGTTGGCTTCGAGGCGGAATTTTATTGCTATGATGCCAAAGGAAGAGCAGTAAAGCGCAGCGGAGTTGGATCGAACAAAGTGCTCGGACAATCAACGAATGACGAGGTGGAACCAGGATGGACAGCCACCCGGACGATAGATCTCTATTTGTATGACAACACGACTACGATCAAGAACGTAACCGTCACCAAAGTCGTATTCGCTGACGGCACGGTATGGAAGAAGAAATAA
- a CDS encoding alpha-D-ribose 1-methylphosphonate 5-triphosphate diphosphatase, with product MSRRWVQNGQVVLPDRVVEADIVLEDGLITLIAEADQDRAQQRELAAEALRAGTGEVIDATGSYVLPGLIDIHCDAIEKEVQPRPNTLFPLKMSLIEFERKLPVHGITSMYHSLSLGVGLSLRGDHLLTEMVELIHAYRSRRAMIRHGIHLRYEVAHLEGLPIVERYIHEGKIDYLSFMDHSPGQGQYKEEGSFERYVMKNQGVDVYEVKEIVTDLLERQRQVDWRHLEALGRLAAERGISVASHDDDSAERVDQFIRFGVNISEFPMNLETARHATSRGLYVCVGAPNVVRGGSHDKNMSAAAAITAGAANVLCSDYHPAAMLAAVFKLAVLLERAGTEQGLAAATAMATLKPAQALGVDRLVGSLELGKKADLILVETFDGYPMVRRTLVNGTTVYESNTYFRAT from the coding sequence ATGAGCAGACGTTGGGTTCAGAATGGTCAGGTCGTGCTGCCAGACCGAGTGGTCGAGGCGGATATTGTGCTGGAGGACGGCTTGATAACGCTCATTGCCGAGGCGGATCAGGACAGGGCGCAGCAGCGAGAGCTGGCGGCCGAAGCGCTGCGGGCGGGTACGGGCGAGGTCATCGATGCGACGGGCAGCTATGTGCTGCCAGGCCTGATCGACATTCATTGCGATGCTATCGAGAAAGAGGTGCAGCCGAGGCCGAACACTCTGTTTCCGCTGAAGATGTCACTGATTGAATTTGAGCGCAAGCTGCCGGTGCATGGCATTACATCGATGTATCACTCGCTGTCTCTTGGCGTTGGTCTAAGTCTGCGCGGGGATCATCTGCTGACAGAGATGGTGGAGCTGATTCATGCTTACCGCAGCCGCCGTGCGATGATCCGTCATGGCATCCATCTGCGATACGAGGTCGCCCATCTGGAGGGGCTGCCGATTGTGGAACGCTACATTCATGAGGGCAAGATCGACTATCTGTCGTTCATGGATCATTCGCCGGGTCAAGGGCAGTATAAAGAAGAGGGATCATTTGAGCGTTATGTGATGAAAAATCAGGGTGTGGACGTATATGAAGTGAAGGAGATTGTGACGGATCTGCTGGAGCGTCAGCGTCAGGTGGACTGGCGGCATCTGGAGGCGCTGGGCAGGCTGGCTGCTGAGCGCGGCATCTCTGTGGCCTCTCATGATGATGACAGCGCGGAGCGCGTGGATCAGTTCATCCGGTTCGGTGTGAATATCTCCGAATTTCCGATGAATCTGGAAACTGCGCGACATGCGACAAGCCGAGGACTGTATGTGTGCGTAGGTGCTCCGAATGTGGTGCGCGGCGGGTCTCACGATAAAAATATGAGCGCCGCTGCCGCCATAACTGCAGGAGCAGCGAATGTACTATGCTCAGACTATCATCCCGCTGCGATGCTGGCGGCCGTATTCAAGCTAGCTGTGCTGCTGGAGAGAGCAGGCACAGAGCAAGGGCTGGCTGCAGCCACTGCGATGGCTACGCTCAAGCCAGCCCAGGCACTGGGCGTTGATCGGCTAGTCGGTTCACTGGAGCTTGGCAAAAAGGCCGATCTGATCCTGGTCGAGACCTTCGACGGCTATCCGATGGTACGGCGTACCTTGGTCAACGGAACGACGGTGTATGAGAGCAATACCTACTTTCGAGCGACCTGA
- the sspI gene encoding small acid-soluble spore protein SspI, which yields MMNLDLRQAIVQRVQQKSDEELTDVIESSIGNDERTLPGLGVLFEIIWQGLDPNTQHSLVQTLQRQLQTQGSQQPT from the coding sequence ATGATGAATCTGGATCTGCGGCAAGCGATCGTTCAACGTGTGCAGCAAAAATCGGATGAGGAGCTGACGGACGTCATCGAAAGCTCAATCGGCAACGATGAACGCACATTGCCTGGACTCGGTGTATTGTTCGAGATCATCTGGCAAGGCCTCGACCCGAATACACAGCACTCGCTCGTTCAGACACTGCAACGCCAGTTGCAGACTCAAGGCAGTCAGCAGCCTACCTGA
- a CDS encoding potassium channel family protein, whose translation MSKKQFAVIGMGRFGSSVARSLSEMGFQVLAIDSDEHRIQDIVSIVTYAVTADSTDEEAMRSLGIRNFDVVVVAIGQDIQASILTTLILKDMGVARIIVKAQNELHGKVLHKIGADKIIYPERDMGLRLAHHLISPNILDFIELSEDHSIAEILATEGMIGKSLKGLNLRARFGCNVMAIKKGTAMNISPNADDLIQPEDILVVVGKNKDLKSLELAYSEG comes from the coding sequence GTGAGCAAAAAGCAGTTTGCAGTGATCGGGATGGGACGATTCGGCTCCAGTGTTGCCCGGTCGCTCTCGGAGATGGGATTTCAGGTACTGGCGATTGATTCGGACGAGCATCGTATCCAGGATATTGTGAGTATCGTAACGTATGCTGTCACAGCCGATTCAACCGATGAGGAAGCGATGCGCTCGCTGGGCATTCGCAACTTTGATGTGGTTGTCGTCGCGATTGGACAGGACATTCAAGCAAGTATATTGACGACGCTGATCTTGAAGGATATGGGCGTAGCCCGGATCATCGTGAAGGCGCAAAATGAGCTGCATGGCAAGGTGCTCCATAAGATTGGCGCAGACAAGATCATCTATCCAGAGCGGGATATGGGGCTGCGGCTCGCGCATCATCTCATCTCGCCGAACATCCTTGATTTTATCGAGCTGTCGGAGGATCACAGTATTGCCGAGATTCTCGCGACCGAGGGGATGATTGGGAAGAGCTTGAAGGGACTCAACCTGCGGGCCAGGTTCGGTTGCAACGTCATGGCCATCAAGAAGGGCACCGCCATGAATATCTCGCCCAATGCCGATGATCTGATTCAACCGGAAGATATTCTGGTGGTCGTCGGGAAAAATAAAGATCTCAAGAGCCTGGAGCTGGCTTATTCGGAAGGCTGA